A genomic window from Candidatus Cloacimonadota bacterium includes:
- a CDS encoding 30S ribosomal protein S13, giving the protein MAHISGIELPKDKRIVIGLTYIYGIGKSISQEILEKAGIDENKKVKDLSVDEEKKLREIIQNDYSVEGELRTQIAMDIKRLMEIGCYRGLRHKKGMPVRGQRTHTNARTRRGRKRGSVTGRKK; this is encoded by the coding sequence GTGGCTCATATATCCGGAATCGAACTGCCAAAAGATAAAAGAATTGTAATTGGTCTCACATATATTTACGGGATAGGCAAATCAATTTCACAAGAAATATTAGAAAAAGCAGGAATTGATGAAAATAAAAAAGTAAAAGACCTATCTGTCGATGAAGAAAAAAAGTTAAGAGAAATAATTCAAAATGATTACTCGGTAGAAGGGGAGTTAAGAACTCAGATAGCAATGGATATCAAGCGTTTGATGGAAATCGGTTGCTACCGAGGTCTCAGACATAAAAAAGGGATGCCGGTCAGAGGACAACGAACTCACACGAATGCCCGAACCAGAAGAGGACGCAAAAGAGGTTCCGTAACCGGCAGGAAAAAATAA
- a CDS encoding translation initiation factor IF-1, which produces MAKEGVIEVEGIVKEALPNTTFKVELENGHEILAHSSGKMRLHYIRILPGDKVKVELSPYDLNRGRITYRYK; this is translated from the coding sequence ATGGCTAAAGAAGGAGTCATCGAAGTCGAAGGTATAGTTAAAGAAGCATTACCGAATACGACTTTTAAAGTAGAATTAGAAAACGGTCATGAGATTCTTGCTCATAGTTCGGGTAAGATGAGATTGCATTATATTCGTATTCTTCCCGGAGACAAGGTCAAAGTTGAATTATCACCTTATGATCTGAATAGAGGAAGGATCACATATCGTTATAAATAG
- a CDS encoding 50S ribosomal protein L17, which produces MRHKVRGKKFGRVSDQRKLMLKNLVVSLIEHGRINTTVAKAKEMRSLAEKVITYAKKGTVHHRRLAFRILNNRTLVKKVFDELAPRYEDRNGGYTRVLKNGVRRGDCASMAIIEFIEGKETVHKDEKIKTKDIAK; this is translated from the coding sequence ATGAGACATAAAGTTAGAGGGAAAAAATTCGGTCGAGTAAGTGACCAGCGAAAATTAATGTTAAAAAATCTTGTCGTTTCTTTAATAGAACACGGAAGAATTAATACAACCGTAGCTAAAGCAAAGGAAATGCGGAGTTTAGCTGAAAAAGTTATAACTTATGCAAAAAAGGGAACAGTCCATCATCGCAGGCTTGCTTTCAGAATTTTAAATAATCGAACTCTCGTAAAAAAAGTTTTCGATGAACTTGCTCCCAGATACGAAGATCGAAACGGTGGTTATACTCGTGTTTTGAAAAATGGTGTTCGCAGAGGTGATTGTGCATCTATGGCGATCATCGAATTTATCGAAGGAAAAGAAACAGTTCATAAAGATGAGAAAATAAAAACAAAAGATATCGCAAAATAG
- a CDS encoding 30S ribosomal protein S4, whose product MARYTGSSCKLCRREGTKLFLKGARCNTDKCAFERKPFIPGEHGSAKGFRKRVSDYGIHLREKQKVRRIYGVLERQFRKYFKMAAKKSGVTGENLLQFLETRLDNIVFRMGFAPSRKSARQIISHGHILVNDHKVNIPSFLVRPGDEVVIKEKSRNIPLIQEAIEASTDVANFEWFEVTKDKFFGKIISIPTREQIALDVDERLIVEYYSK is encoded by the coding sequence ATGGCAAGATACACAGGTTCATCATGTAAATTATGCAGAAGAGAAGGAACAAAATTATTCCTCAAAGGCGCTCGTTGCAATACAGATAAATGTGCATTTGAAAGAAAACCTTTCATTCCGGGAGAACACGGCAGTGCAAAAGGTTTCAGGAAACGGGTAAGCGACTATGGAATTCATCTGAGGGAAAAACAGAAAGTTCGCAGAATTTATGGAGTCCTGGAAAGACAATTCAGAAAATACTTTAAAATGGCAGCAAAAAAATCAGGAGTTACAGGTGAGAATTTATTACAATTCCTGGAAACTCGTCTCGACAATATTGTTTTTCGCATGGGTTTTGCTCCTTCCCGGAAATCTGCACGACAGATCATCAGTCATGGTCATATTTTAGTTAATGATCATAAAGTAAACATTCCCTCTTTTTTAGTTAGACCGGGAGATGAAGTTGTGATCAAAGAAAAAAGTAGAAATATACCATTGATCCAGGAAGCTATCGAAGCTTCGACAGATGTTGCTAACTTTGAATGGTTTGAAGTTACGAAGGATAAATTCTTCGGGAAGATCATCAGCATCCCAACCCGTGAACAAATAGCTCTGGATGTTGACGAGCGACTGATTGTCGAGTATTATTCAAAATAA
- a CDS encoding DNA-directed RNA polymerase subunit alpha — protein MFLEPLQLPEKVQVDENTYTPTFGSFEIGPLEPGFATTIGNTLRRVLLSSIQGAAIRFVKIEGLHHEFTAIPGSDSDFVDLILRLKKLVIRSESIDEEMLILEHKGAGVVTAADIQETQNVQIINKDLVLLEMTEDVDFRMELWTGIGRGYFSADKHNLEDKPVGVIPIDSIYSPITKVNFNVSNQRVDERIDYDKLTIEITTDGSIDPKDSLYLAAKILRDLYDKIVLFETEPQYIEEVEMDPELERMEKILSTNVNELELSVRCSNCLSAAKIDTIGELIEKTENEMLKYRNFGKKSLEEINVLLEKYDLHLGFDVKGKQGQITKAKKKVTVKKG, from the coding sequence ATGTTTCTTGAACCTTTACAATTACCGGAAAAAGTTCAAGTAGATGAAAATACATACACCCCAACTTTTGGTAGTTTTGAAATTGGTCCGTTAGAACCCGGTTTTGCTACAACAATTGGTAATACTTTAAGAAGAGTTCTGTTATCCTCGATCCAGGGAGCAGCAATCCGATTTGTAAAAATCGAAGGTTTGCATCATGAATTTACTGCTATTCCCGGTTCGGACTCGGATTTTGTCGATTTGATCTTAAGATTAAAAAAATTAGTGATAAGATCGGAATCAATAGATGAGGAGATGTTAATATTAGAACATAAAGGTGCAGGTGTAGTTACCGCTGCTGATATTCAGGAAACTCAAAATGTACAGATCATTAACAAAGATCTTGTATTATTGGAGATGACGGAAGATGTGGATTTCAGGATGGAACTCTGGACCGGAATTGGTAGAGGATATTTTTCTGCAGATAAACACAACCTTGAAGATAAGCCTGTTGGTGTGATTCCGATAGATTCCATTTATTCTCCCATCACAAAAGTCAATTTTAATGTTTCAAATCAGAGGGTTGACGAAAGGATCGATTATGATAAACTAACAATAGAGATAACTACCGATGGAAGTATCGATCCTAAAGATTCTTTATATCTTGCTGCAAAAATTTTGCGTGACCTTTATGATAAGATCGTTCTGTTTGAAACAGAACCTCAATATATAGAAGAAGTCGAGATGGATCCGGAACTTGAAAGAATGGAAAAAATACTATCCACAAATGTGAATGAACTGGAACTTTCCGTTCGCTGCAGTAATTGTCTTTCTGCAGCTAAGATTGATACGATTGGAGAACTGATCGAGAAAACAGAAAATGAGATGTTGAAATATAGAAATTTTGGCAAGAAATCTCTCGAAGAGATCAATGTCCTGCTGGAAAAATATGATCTACATCTTGGTTTTGATGTCAAAGGAAAACAGGGGCAGATCACCAAGGCAAAAAAAAAGGTAACAGTAAAAAAGGGATAA
- a CDS encoding 30S ribosomal protein S11 → MAKKTVQKKTKKKRTRLSFNEGVAHIHSSFNNTIVTLSDKAGNVFTWSSGGKIGYKGSKKSTPFAAQLAAAEVAKVALDMGINKVQVMVKGPGGGRESAIRSLDSNGLKIASITDVTPIPHNGCRPRKTRRI, encoded by the coding sequence GTGGCTAAAAAAACAGTACAAAAAAAAACAAAGAAAAAAAGAACTCGCCTGTCATTTAATGAAGGTGTTGCTCATATCCACTCCAGTTTTAATAATACTATTGTAACTCTCTCGGATAAAGCAGGAAATGTTTTCACTTGGTCAAGCGGTGGAAAGATCGGATATAAAGGTTCAAAGAAAAGTACACCGTTTGCTGCTCAATTGGCAGCAGCAGAAGTAGCAAAAGTTGCTCTGGATATGGGAATAAATAAGGTTCAAGTTATGGTCAAAGGTCCAGGTGGTGGAAGAGAATCTGCGATCAGGTCTCTGGATTCAAACGGTTTGAAGATTGCTTCCATAACCGATGTTACACCTATACCTCATAATGGCTGCAGACCGAGAAAAACAAGAAGAATATAA
- the map gene encoding type I methionyl aminopeptidase, giving the protein MIHIKNAAEIVKMRESNRIVAQLLQNLEDYIKPGISTLEIDKIAEDYILSQGAKPAFKGYVAYGLSPFPASICASVNSCIVHGIPSRKIILKEGDIIGIDVGTFKNGFCGDGARTYKVGEVSRKAEELMEITKQALNAGIEQAKHGARIGDISSAISSLVKKKGYFVADNLTGHGIGKKMHEEPIVPNFGIRGKGPRLKKGMTIAIEPMVNIGTHRIHEKGWEFFVADDSLSAHFEHTILITEGEPEILTAC; this is encoded by the coding sequence ATGATCCATATTAAAAATGCAGCAGAAATTGTGAAAATGCGGGAAAGTAATCGCATTGTAGCTCAATTGCTTCAAAACTTGGAAGATTATATCAAACCGGGAATCAGCACTTTAGAGATCGATAAGATCGCTGAAGATTATATCCTTTCACAGGGAGCAAAGCCTGCTTTCAAAGGTTATGTTGCTTATGGTTTATCTCCTTTCCCGGCTTCGATCTGTGCATCTGTAAATTCGTGTATAGTGCATGGAATTCCTTCCCGAAAAATAATCTTAAAGGAAGGAGATATCATCGGCATCGATGTTGGAACATTTAAAAATGGTTTTTGCGGGGATGGTGCCAGAACTTATAAAGTAGGTGAGGTTTCCAGGAAAGCCGAAGAATTGATGGAAATAACAAAACAAGCTCTGAATGCTGGAATTGAACAGGCAAAGCATGGAGCGAGGATCGGGGATATATCTTCTGCGATCAGTTCTCTGGTCAAAAAGAAAGGATATTTTGTAGCAGATAATTTAACAGGTCATGGTATCGGAAAAAAAATGCACGAAGAACCGATCGTACCTAATTTCGGGATCAGAGGAAAAGGTCCCAGACTGAAGAAAGGAATGACTATTGCCATTGAACCGATGGTCAATATTGGAACCCATCGGATTCATGAAAAGGGTTGGGAATTTTTTGTAGCAGATGATTCTTTATCTGCCCACTTTGAACATACGATTTTAATTACGGAAGGAGAACCTGAAATATTAACTGCATGTTAA
- a CDS encoding 50S ribosomal protein L36 encodes MKVRASVKKICKDCQIIKRNGIIRVICPSNPKHKQRQG; translated from the coding sequence ATGAAAGTCAGAGCATCTGTAAAAAAGATTTGTAAAGATTGTCAAATTATCAAAAGAAATGGAATTATACGGGTAATTTGTCCCAGTAATCCCAAACATAAACAAAGACAGGGTTAA